Part of the Bacteriovorax stolpii genome, CATTGTTTTGAAAATTAGAATTATTTAATTGAATCCTTGCAAAAATTAGAAGGATACTTTTTGAGACCATAAAATCATAAAGTTAGGTGGTTTTCATGATCGTCCTGATACCTTTGGCGATCTTTTTATCCACATCTGATTCAATATCAGTCTTTCTTTTAACTAAGTAGATACCTTGCTTTTGTTTCTTTACTTTCACATGAGCATCCACCTCACTTAGGTGGAATTCACTCTTCACTGACCTGTTATGGAGTTCAACGACGAATGTTGGGAGATAGGCCACGGCCATCCCCTGGCGCAAGAATTCCAAGGCAGACTCCATAAGTCCCACGCGGTATTTAATATTTCTATAGACCAAGTCATCTGGCCATCCATCAAGGCCTTTAACTTTTGTGGGTGACGAATCAATGGGTCTAATAGGAATTACAAAAGGCAATTCTTCAAAATCTAGATTCTTAAAAGTATTCTTTTTAGCAAAGACTCCCATACTCACTTCGCCAATCTTGATATGTTCAATCTTGGGGTGAGGGATCGGGAGATAAGTAATCCCGTAATCAATCTGGAAATCTTCCAGCGCTTGTTCAATTTTTCCAGGGATAAGCTCATACATGCTGACTTCATAATCTTTGAAGACTTTATGGAAAAGCTCTCCTGCGAAGTAAGTAGAAAAAACTTCAAATGTCCCAAAGCGAATTGAATTCACCAATGAGCGACTAGAGTCGAGTTCATCTTTAATTTTATTAAGGTTACTCAGTTGAGGCTCTATTAAGCGGGCAAGCTCACGACCTTTGTCTGTGATTTTAATCCCTCTCCCCTCATTGATAATGAGTTTATGGCCAACTTCTTCTTCCAGAATCTTAAGCGCTTTCGAAATAGCAGGAGAGCTTATCCCCAGGATTTCAGAGGCCCTTTTCATATGCTCAGTCTGACAGACAACAAGAAAATATTGTAAACGGTTTAAGTCCATATCTAATCATTAACTTTTAGTTAACACTAAGTAAACATAATTCACTTTTATTTACCTAAGCCTTGTTCTAATTTCTCCTCCATCAGGAGAAACCAATGAAAATGTTATTAGCTACCTTCTTCCTCTCTTTTAATGCCCAGGCCATGGAAATCTATATCTTAAATACTCAAATCGGTGCAACGACCTTTAAAGATTTGCTTATTATGGAAAATGGTAAAGGGTCTTTAACAGTTCCAGGTCAATTTACAACACCCCTTTTAAATTATGAGCGCCAGGAAAAAAGCATGAGCTTTAATTTCTCAACAACTGAAAATGGAGCTCCTCTAAAAGGAAGCTACCTTCTTCACTCAGAAGATGAATTTAAATCCTTAAAAGGTGAACTGATGATTGGCAGTGACCATTTCCCGATCACCGGAGGCAGAGTTTATGTTGAATAATACTTTTTCTCAGATCGCAGCTCATCGATCTATCAGAAAATATAAGGATACACCTGTGGACGACGAGGTGATTTTAAAAATCGCCGAGTACGCTATGAATGCGTCCTCATCAGGCAATATGCAATGTTACAGCATGATTGTAACTAAAGATAAAAAGCTCAGAAAAGAACTCTATCCCTTGCATTTTAATCAAGAGATGGTGATAGAGGCCCCTGTTCTTGTCACTTTCTGTGCAGACTTTCATCGCATGAGACAATGGATTGAGCAAAACAAGGCCCCGCTTAATTTCGACAACTTTATGAGTTTTATGATCGCGAGTATTGATGCCACTTTAGTCGCTCAGAACTTTTCACTTCTTGCTGAATCACTGGGTCTGGGAATTTGTTTTATGGGCACAACTCTCGCCAATGCTCACCTTATCGGCAAGGCACTACAGTGCCCGGACAATGTTGTCCCTGTTGTTGGTTTTTCTTTAGGATATCCAGATGAAAATCCTCCGGTAAGAAAAAGACTTTCTTTAGATGGTGTCATGCATTTTGAAACCTATCAAGATTACTCACCTTCACGAATAAAAGAGATTTACAAAGAACGCGAAGAGCTTGGGATGAAGAGATATAGAGAAGTTCCAGAACTTAAAAAAATGATTGAGGATAATAATGTGACAAGTCTTGCTGAAGTGTACACAAAATTAAAATACACCAGAGAGTCACATATTGGTTACTCTCAAAATCTTTTAAAATACTTAGAAGAGCAAAACTTTATGCACTACTAGCTCCCTTAGTTTTTCTTCTGATAGATGATTTAGGTCCAAGACTGCCTGATAAGGATCTCCAGGTAAAGACAGAAGCTGAGCAAAAGCTGGCTCTGTCTTTATTCCTTTTGTCTTTAAAAGACGTGCCTGCTTCTTGAAAGCTTCTCCACCAATAGCGATAACCTTCGCTTCGGCAAGCATGTGCAAATAAGCATTTTGCTTATCAGTTGATTTATTCTGGCAAAAGATTTCTAAATCAAAACCTTCAGCAAAGAAATTTGTGACAACAGATTCTTCATTGTTGATTTCAGATAGAGATTGTTTAAATCTTTGGCAATCTCCAAAATGCACTTTGACCTGAGCAGCAAATGCAGTTAAGTCAGAACTAGAGCAAATAATATCTAGATCGCTTTCTGGAAGATCAATATCAATTGGAATGGTTCCCGTAAGAATAGGTGAATAGCTGTTAAGAAGCTCAAAAATCTTTAAAGAAGATAGCGTCTTATAAGCTTCCTTTTGCCTGGGCGTTCCCTCTTTTAAATATCCAGGATTTTTAAAGTCAGGAAAATTCATCTTAAAACTCAAAGTCTGGAATGAAATGCTGTAGAAACATTCGCGAAGTCAAACTCAAGTTCTTTCCCTTTGGTCTGGCCAGCCATAAATGGAATTCATGAATATGCTCGACTGGTATTTCAAAAAGCTTCCCACTCTCAATTTCATTTTTCACCATAAAGTTGGTCAGGTAGGCCACGCCTTCACCTGCCATGCACATGCGTTTTTGCGACTCCTGACTATTAACCTCAAAACCAATGGGAGGAAGCTCTCCAAAGAGTTCAATCAAGACTTGCGAAGACCTGCGCCCTAAAGTCGCACCGATTGAGCTGATATAACCATATTTCCCGATAAGTTTTTTAAGAGTCTTTTCATTGCTTGATGATTTAGACTCTTTCCAAAGGTCTGGGTGACAGACTAAAGACATTCTTTCCGGGTATAAACGACGGAATTCAATTTGCGGAGTATTGATCTTGGCAAACATCAAAGCAAACTCGCAGTCAGTTGTCAGAAGAAAATGCACGATCTCATCTGGGGTTCCCGCTCGCACAGAAGGAATGACCTTCGGATGCTCTCTTCTAAATTCGTGCAAAGGTTTAGGTAAGAGATCATTAACGATGTGATCAGAAGCTGCAAATCTCAACAGACCTTCACAGTTTTCCTGAACCCCACGGCATAGGTTTTCAATTTCTTTTTCAGTATGAAAGAGCTTCTCACAAAGTTTAAAGACATCAATTCCTTTAGGTGTAAGAGTTACACCACTTTTTGAGCGGTCAAAAAGAACGACATTTTCTGTTTCTTCTAAAAGACTAACTGAGCGGCTTAAGGCCGATTGGCTTATATTAAGTTTCTTTGCTGCCTCTGAAAATTTTCCAGTCTTGGCCACTTCATAAAAGACTCTTAGGTAGTTTAATTCCATAGTTTCCGCCACTTAATTAATCATTCTAGTTTTTAGAAGAATATGTACAAATCATTCTAATTTTCAAAGTCAGCAAAGTAAAAGAAATTCCGGGACGCAAACAAAACAAGGGGAAAACAATGAAACTATTATTTACTCTTTTAGTCTTCGGAACACTGTCAACCACAGCTTTCGCTCACCCGGGAAGCCACAGACTTTCTTGTCACTCAGCTTTAAACTCTGGTGCCAAACAAGAAGTTAACGTTTTTCTCACAAGATCAAATGGAAAAGGATGGGCAGCTCCAACTATTAAAATTTCTTTGAATAACAAAGAGGTCGTTTTAAATACACCAGATGATATGGACAATTACGGTTCAACCTTTCACAACTCACCTTTAAAAGTAGTGACTGTTACTGCCGAAGTCCCTGAGTCAGGATATTTTTCAGTGATTGCGATGCCTGAGACAGTAAAAGCTTTCGACATTGATGGAAACCTAGTCAAGTGGAGCTTTGAAGCTGAAAAAGACGAATGCAACGACACTAATGGAAGTGCGACTTTTAAGGCCATCATCAATGGTTATATTTACCAGGATGGCGCTGACGATAAAATTGAAACTCAAATTATGGATTGTGAATTAACTTACAATTCAGGAATGGCCTGTTAAGAGGAAATGATGGCACGACTACTATTACCCGTGATCTTGTTTACTTCTCTAGTTTCAAACAGAGCTTTTGCTAAACAAATGACATCCCAAACGAATCCGAATAAGACTCGTTTTGTTTTTATGTTTGCCGGGCCATCAAGATGATGGCCCTTTTTATTTCTTTTTAGGTTCCAAAGGAAGAGAGACGAAAAAAGTTGTTCCTGTTTCTGCAGAACTTTCGACGCGAACTGAACCTGCATGAGCTTCCGCTAATCCTTTCACCAGCGCAAGCCCTATTCCCCAACCGGTCTGTCCACTTTTTAA contains:
- a CDS encoding nitroreductase family protein produces the protein MLNNTFSQIAAHRSIRKYKDTPVDDEVILKIAEYAMNASSSGNMQCYSMIVTKDKKLRKELYPLHFNQEMVIEAPVLVTFCADFHRMRQWIEQNKAPLNFDNFMSFMIASIDATLVAQNFSLLAESLGLGICFMGTTLANAHLIGKALQCPDNVVPVVGFSLGYPDENPPVRKRLSLDGVMHFETYQDYSPSRIKEIYKEREELGMKRYREVPELKKMIEDNNVTSLAEVYTKLKYTRESHIGYSQNLLKYLEEQNFMHY
- a CDS encoding LysR family transcriptional regulator, with product MELNYLRVFYEVAKTGKFSEAAKKLNISQSALSRSVSLLEETENVVLFDRSKSGVTLTPKGIDVFKLCEKLFHTEKEIENLCRGVQENCEGLLRFAASDHIVNDLLPKPLHEFRREHPKVIPSVRAGTPDEIVHFLLTTDCEFALMFAKINTPQIEFRRLYPERMSLVCHPDLWKESKSSSNEKTLKKLIGKYGYISSIGATLGRRSSQVLIELFGELPPIGFEVNSQESQKRMCMAGEGVAYLTNFMVKNEIESGKLFEIPVEHIHEFHLWLARPKGKNLSLTSRMFLQHFIPDFEF
- a CDS encoding DUF4269 domain-containing protein → MNFPDFKNPGYLKEGTPRQKEAYKTLSSLKIFELLNSYSPILTGTIPIDIDLPESDLDIICSSSDLTAFAAQVKVHFGDCQRFKQSLSEINNEESVVTNFFAEGFDLEIFCQNKSTDKQNAYLHMLAEAKVIAIGGEAFKKQARLLKTKGIKTEPAFAQLLSLPGDPYQAVLDLNHLSEEKLRELVVHKVLLF
- a CDS encoding LysR family transcriptional regulator, whose product is MDLNRLQYFLVVCQTEHMKRASEILGISSPAISKALKILEEEVGHKLIINEGRGIKITDKGRELARLIEPQLSNLNKIKDELDSSRSLVNSIRFGTFEVFSTYFAGELFHKVFKDYEVSMYELIPGKIEQALEDFQIDYGITYLPIPHPKIEHIKIGEVSMGVFAKKNTFKNLDFEELPFVIPIRPIDSSPTKVKGLDGWPDDLVYRNIKYRVGLMESALEFLRQGMAVAYLPTFVVELHNRSVKSEFHLSEVDAHVKVKKQKQGIYLVKRKTDIESDVDKKIAKGIRTIMKTT